tatgcatgtatgtatgtatgcatctatctatctgtgtgtgtatgtgtgtgtgtgtgtgtgtgtgtgtgtgtgtgtacgtacgtacgtacgtacgtacgtacgtacgtacagcGGGCAATCAACACGTTCATATAACTAGATTCCAGATATGTCCGAGCttttctaaaacaaattacttttaaacaacTATCCTGCCAATAACCGGTCTCTTcctgtttgtatatttgtatattattgcttaaCGTTAACCTACCCTCTTGGAATCGTGAATTTGACCAGACTGGGACAAAAGAGTCCTCGTCAGGTTCCTCACCAATGAAGTTGAACATTCTACTGAATTTTACAAGTGTATTCGTTAATGATTATGCCGTTCCAGAATATGAATACCTTCATTTGTTGTATTCAGTTTGAAaatgatacaaaataaaacagttatattttgtttgaaacaaTAGCTTGAAGGATAATTGGGTCACATGCATTGATGTTAAAGATGATTATATTGAAAAGTAGGTCTAATGTAGAAACAGTTCGTCTGTCGGCGCTTTCGATATCGAGTTCTACGAACTGTTTGACTGCACAcctggtatgtatgtatgtatgtatgtatgtatgcatgtatgtatgtattttcagtattctgtttagaatatcatacTTTGTGGGGACAATGCCTAAGCTTGTCACTGGTACGACaaccaattttaattttatcacgTGATATTTCATGTAATATCCGTGCAACAATCACATACACCATCATAATACATTGATCATAGAGAAGGGTTTCGTTTTGTTGTTTGTCGATATTCGTTTTCAACATCCAGTGTCATTCATTCACAGCACAAGTTGATGTGATATACCGTCTGTTTGATTGCACGACAGATTCAATGGCCATAGCTAagagtttgtttttatattgtgtgtgtacgtatgttcTGTTTCTGTCagatatgtgtatgtgtgtatgtatgtatgcatgcgtgGTAAACGTTTTAGCTTGATTATAATGACAATGCTGATTTTTATGaacaccaaaaaaaattaataataataataaaaattaataataatatacagcgtgtgctgtaacctcaccgtggtgcaggggtgtaacattctctttgagaatggccaatacagcacaaaattgaagttttgagtaaaattcagtatccgtaaaattctgtgatatttgtttttttgcacagttctttacactgtttttgtttaagtcttgaatttttatattgatgttgatcatcactttatttatttgcattaccatagtttgacacccaatagccgacgtatttttcgtgctggggtgtcgttaaacattaatttattcattaattcattcattctttttgaGACATCTTCAGAGCAGACAAATGTGATTCTTTTGTAGATTACGATAGTATGTGACTCTAAGAGAGCACGACATCTGTGCATCGATGTTGGGCAGCACGTAAGGTACAATCGTAAGAGTCATAGGCATAACGTTAACACGTAACTGACCGTCGTTTCCAGCGACGTTCACTTATTTTCCACATGTATTCCATTTCATGTGTTTTTAATTGCTACAATAAGTCGCCTCCAAAACAGATCAATTTGACCCTCGTCTCTGTTATGGGGATACGTAATGTAGGAATCTGTTTTCAGATGATACAAGACTTCCTTGGGTATTTTCCTTGTTGAAATATCTTCAAACATGATAATGATCAAAACGTCCCGTCCAGTTTTTATGCTTTCCATGTTTGCCATTTGCAATTCGTACATACACCAGTAACTTTCCAGGAAGTGTCTggacaaaacaacaacagtctTTTTGCTTCCTTGAATTGCAGACAAAATATTTGATGCTATTTCTTGTCCAGGCATGAAATCTCGGTTATGTATGTTAAGATTTAATCCAGAATCTTCCGTTTCGAGACGATTTATCATTTCGTTCACAACAAAATCTTCATCTTCGTCTGCATGGGAAACGAAAGCAGAAAAAGTAAACGAATCACATTCCTCATCCAGCAGCAAATCACTTCTTAATCTCAGTCTAGCAACGTAGTACCAGTAGCGCAAATTCCACCGGTACCTGTACGCTGTTGCTCCGCTCACAATGACCAGTGCAAGTATACCACCGAACACTGAGCCGAGGATTAGTGTAAGATTGTTTGAGCATTCCTTCTGCAATGTagtgataacatctttaaacgCGCCCATTGAACTAAACGTCTTGTTTCCAAAGGCACAAGTGTAATTGCCGATTTCAACGAAATGGACCTTCGATGACCATATCCAATTGAGAAAGTCTAAATTATTGCAAGTGCATGAAATAGGGTTCCGTATCAAATGAATTGTTATGTTCTTAAATTCAGCCAATGTGTCTAAGTCTGTCATTAGTACTTTAGAAAACCACCGTACCTTGTTATTTGTAAGATCCAATATCTGAAGTTTTTTCATGTGAACTACCCTAAGAGGGAAGTCCAGGTATATTGCGTTGTTCGAGAGATTTACCATCTTAACAGACACCAAGTCATGAAATATATTATCTGGAATACCATGTATATCATTTAACGACATATCCAGAACCTCGAGAGATGTTAATCCATCAAATATGTGTGACATATTTGCCATGTTCATAACAGAGCCAATTAAGTTAAAAGAAATATTGAGTACTTTAAGCTTTGGAAAGCTTCGGAAGAAAGTTGTCGAGGTATTTCTAGCTATATTGTTGGAAAGGTCAAGATATGTCAGTTGTTCCAGACCTTTCACGGGACCAATCCAATTTGCTAGCAAGTTGCAATTTAGCTTTAGTCGTGTTATGTTGTTAGGACTCACTTGTATCCATGTGAGGTCAAAATCCATCTGTGCGCATGTAACGTGCAATACCTGCAGATGCGGTGGTACCTGTATGTCATTGTCTGTGGCATAATGCGAGGGACATAAGAAGTGTGAAGTATATTCAGGTGTTGGTTTACGATAAGGCTGACAACCAGTGTTAGTATTCATTGAGCACTGAGCCGGGTTCACGTGTTTCGGTTTCTGTAGAAATGGTATAACTGGAAACGGTTTTGACTCGTCATTTCCCAAATACAAATGAGTAACACCTTTTATCCATGACAGTTCTGTGAAGTATGGGGTGTTTGAAAAGCTGTTGTATCGTGCAGAGATGTACCATAGCGTAGGTGGCAAATTCGATAAAGCTTCTGGCATAACATATTCTACACGATTGTGATCAAAGTATAATGTTTCCAATTTTGTCGTCTTCAAATGCTGTGTGTGTTCACCTTTTAGTATGTTACAGATGCACTCTTTAGCAACGATAGCGTATGCCTTCAGGACTCGAATTGAGGAGTTTGTCAGTCCATACGTAGCGCTTTGGAAATTTTTGAACAGTAGATTGTCGTTATCCGATATGTCCAGTTCTTCAATGTTTTTTAAAGGCAAGAATGCTCCAGTTTCTATATTATTTAAACCGCACAATGATAAATCTAATTTGTTTAGATATGGAACATATTCAAAGGTGTTGTTGAAAATATTAGTTATATTGCACCGACCTTCATGTCCGGACAAACTCAAAGAGGTCAGTTTCGTCAAGTTTTGAAAATGTTCACCAAATGTCATATTGGGACTTCCATCTAAACAGAGTTCCTCCAGTGAGTGAAAAACAGACAGAGCCTGACCAGGACACTGAACATCATTCCCTTCCATGTGCAAACACTGGAGATGTGTTAAGCCATGAAAGGAATCATCCGCCACTTGGTTAATTATGTTATGAGAAATATCTAAATGAGTGAGATTTTCAAACCTAGCGATTTTTTTCGATGTCAGATTCTTCAAGTTGTTATGGTCCATCAGAAGGACGGTTATTGTTGCCGGAAGTGTGGTGGGTACGTCTGGCAGTCCTCGGTTAGAGCAGTTGGCAACTGACTTGATTACACTGCAAGCCAGGCTAGACTGAGATGTTGTCGAAAGCCTCTTCGCTGCGGGAACACTTATTTCATCTTGTGATAAAATCAGAACTGGGATCGTCAGTAGTGTCACTAAGATTACTTTgaaactgaaaaagaaaacagaataaaattagttttctaaCCGTTTTACTTGAGGTAACAGTACAGCAAATAGTATCACAGAAGgtcagttaaagttaaagtttgtttttgttcaatgacactactagagcacattgatttattaatcattggctattggatgtgaaacttttgata
This DNA window, taken from Gigantopelta aegis isolate Gae_Host chromosome 4, Gae_host_genome, whole genome shotgun sequence, encodes the following:
- the LOC121369801 gene encoding toll-like receptor 4; protein product: MLEELSVETSGSYFNYKNFLPQLNKLYDTFPPTSPGGDWRALVTSFVQVWDSFKLLFLAYPPSTGACQEFQNFKVILVTLLTIPVLILSQDEISVPAAKRLSTTSQSSLACSVIKSVANCSNRGLPDVPTTLPATITVLLMDHNNLKNLTSKKIARFENLTHLDISHNIINQVADDSFHGLTHLQCLHMEGNDVQCPGQALSVFHSLEELCLDGSPNMTFGEHFQNLTKLTSLSLSGHEGRCNITNIFNNTFEYVPYLNKLDLSLCGLNNIETGAFLPLKNIEELDISDNDNLLFKNFQSATYGLTNSSIRVLKAYAIVAKECICNILKGEHTQHLKTTKLETLYFDHNRVEYVMPEALSNLPPTLWYISARYNSFSNTPYFTELSWIKGVTHLYLGNDESKPFPVIPFLQKPKHVNPAQCSMNTNTGCQPYRKPTPEYTSHFLCPSHYATDNDIQVPPHLQVLHVTCAQMDFDLTWIQVSPNNITRLKLNCNLLANWIGPVKGLEQLTYLDLSNNIARNTSTTFFRSFPKLKVLNISFNLIGSVMNMANMSHIFDGLTSLEVLDMSLNDIHGIPDNIFHDLVSVKMVNLSNNAIYLDFPLRVVHMKKLQILDLTNNKVRWFSKVLMTDLDTLAEFKNITIHLIRNPISCTCNNLDFLNWIWSSKVHFVEIGNYTCAFGNKTFSSMGAFKDVITTLQKECSNNLTLILGSVFGGILALVIVSGATAYRYRWNLRYWYYVARLRLRSDLLLDEECDSFTFSAFVSHADEDEDFVVNEMINRLETEDSGLNLNIHNRDFMPGQEIASNILSAIQGSKKTVVVLSRHFLESYWCMYELQMANMESIKTGRDVLIIIMFEDISTRKIPKEVLYHLKTDSYITYPHNRDEGQIDLFWRRLIVAIKNT